One genomic segment of uncultured Desulfobacter sp. includes these proteins:
- a CDS encoding transglutaminase family protein produces the protein MKYKISHRTLYKYETTASLSHNELFLVPRNTSYQTCESNLVQLTPEASTRSVRQDYFGNIVINTTLETAHTELEILATSQVNLLPNTAPVASVTPPWEQVKDNMAHFDSHEILAAYEFVFPSPMIQTDPLYAEWALDVFRPNVPILEGALGLINRVFTEFAYDPRATTSATPLAEAFEIKRGVCQDFAHICIACLRSLGLAARYVSGYLHTQPPPGKPKLVGVDASHAWLAIYIPGTGWIDLDPTNNIIPKDQHLTLAWGRDYGDVTPVRGTVLGGGKHRLEVAVDVVQSQS, from the coding sequence GTGAAGTATAAAATTTCTCACAGAACTTTGTATAAATACGAGACCACGGCATCACTCTCGCACAACGAATTGTTTCTGGTTCCCAGAAACACATCATATCAAACCTGCGAGTCGAACCTGGTGCAACTCACGCCGGAGGCATCCACCCGATCCGTGCGCCAGGATTATTTTGGCAATATTGTAATCAATACCACTTTGGAGACCGCCCACACCGAACTTGAAATACTTGCCACAAGCCAGGTCAATCTGTTGCCCAATACCGCTCCCGTAGCGTCGGTTACCCCTCCCTGGGAACAGGTGAAAGATAACATGGCCCACTTTGACAGTCATGAAATTCTCGCGGCCTATGAATTTGTATTCCCGTCACCCATGATTCAGACAGACCCCTTATATGCAGAATGGGCTTTAGACGTATTCCGCCCCAACGTCCCGATCTTGGAAGGGGCGCTTGGGCTGATAAACAGGGTTTTTACCGAATTTGCATATGACCCCAGGGCCACTACCTCTGCAACCCCTTTAGCAGAGGCCTTTGAAATCAAACGCGGGGTTTGCCAGGATTTTGCCCATATCTGTATTGCCTGTTTAAGGTCCTTGGGACTTGCTGCCCGCTATGTCAGCGGCTATCTCCACACCCAGCCTCCCCCGGGTAAACCCAAGTTGGTAGGGGTAGACGCCTCCCATGCCTGGTTGGCCATTTATATTCCCGGTACAGGATGGATCGACCTGGATCCCACCAACAATATCATCCCCAAGGACCAGCACTTGACCCTTGCATGGGGACGCGATTACGGAGATGTCACCCCGGTCCGGGGAACCGTTCTGGGCGGTGGAAAGCACCGCCTTGAGGTGGCTGTGGATGTCGTCCAGTCTCAGAGTTAA
- a CDS encoding transglutaminase family protein, with the protein MWLNASCLLEFNISVPTPFLLMLRPRSGRQQWIAREQYVLSPSVAAVEFTDFFGNLCQRLVAPAGSFSIDTAVDIETADASDTAPGGSFVEVQHLPDETLPFLYPSRYCESDRFTEMAASLVEGYLPGYDQCAAIVEYIRNTIQYTPGAGQQIISAAELNDIGSGVCRDMAHLGIACCRALSIPARMVVGYLETLEPMDLHAWFEVYVDNRWYTFDPTQENLNGGRVAIAFGRDAADVAIYTQFGDPVELLNMQVNVRRMSGPHLSKI; encoded by the coding sequence ATGTGGTTGAATGCATCTTGTCTTCTTGAATTTAATATTTCGGTTCCGACTCCTTTTTTGCTTATGCTGCGACCCAGAAGCGGCCGGCAACAATGGATCGCCAGGGAACAATATGTGTTGTCACCCAGTGTAGCAGCGGTAGAATTCACCGATTTCTTCGGCAATTTGTGCCAGCGGTTGGTAGCACCGGCCGGATCATTTTCAATAGACACCGCCGTTGATATCGAAACTGCCGATGCCTCTGATACAGCACCGGGGGGATCATTTGTGGAGGTGCAGCATCTGCCCGATGAAACCCTGCCTTTCCTTTACCCAAGTCGGTATTGCGAATCAGACCGGTTCACTGAAATGGCCGCATCCCTGGTGGAGGGATATCTCCCTGGCTACGACCAGTGTGCGGCAATTGTTGAATACATCCGTAACACCATTCAATATACGCCCGGGGCAGGTCAGCAGATTATCAGCGCAGCCGAACTGAATGATATTGGTAGTGGGGTCTGCCGGGATATGGCCCATCTGGGAATTGCCTGCTGTCGTGCCCTGTCGATACCGGCCCGTATGGTCGTGGGATATCTTGAAACCCTTGAACCTATGGATCTGCACGCATGGTTTGAGGTTTATGTGGACAACCGGTGGTACACCTTTGATCCCACTCAAGAGAATCTTAACGGGGGACGTGTGGCCATTGCCTTTGGCCGGGACGCGGCCGATGTTGCCATATATACCCAGTTCGGAGATCCCGTGGAATTGTTAAATATGCAGGTCAATGTACGGCGCATGTCCGGTCCCCACCTCTCTAAAATATGA
- the rfaE1 gene encoding D-glycero-beta-D-manno-heptose-7-phosphate kinase: protein MINIDKFKDLRVLVIGDLMLDEYLWGKVDRISPEAPVPVVVVEKESHTLGGAGNVINNLSAMGAKVFAMGSVGTGQAGCSVLKKLEALSVDVAGVISEPDRPTTRKTRIIASSQQMLRIDREIKHSISAHTLEALTRILAGYIDKMDLVIISDYDKGLVTRELVARIVELAKKSGVMTLADPKSMDFSKYMGVTVLTPNKKEAAIAAGIHIQTPEEMEEAAAKLMTVAGLEKLLITCGKAGMVLYETGKPVVTIASKARQVFDVSGAGDTVISLLGLGLASGATFKAAAELANLAAGIVVAKVGTATASINELKQCVKINV from the coding sequence ATGATAAACATTGATAAATTTAAAGATCTGCGTGTACTTGTCATCGGGGACTTAATGCTCGATGAGTATCTGTGGGGAAAGGTTGACAGGATCTCACCGGAGGCCCCTGTGCCTGTGGTGGTTGTGGAAAAGGAAAGCCATACGCTGGGCGGGGCCGGTAATGTTATAAACAACCTTTCAGCCATGGGGGCGAAAGTCTTTGCCATGGGGAGCGTGGGTACGGGGCAGGCAGGTTGCAGTGTTTTAAAAAAGCTTGAAGCCTTAAGCGTTGATGTCGCAGGGGTGATCAGTGAACCGGACCGTCCCACAACACGGAAAACAAGAATCATCGCCTCCAGTCAACAGATGCTCCGCATCGACAGGGAAATCAAGCACAGTATCAGTGCCCATACGCTTGAGGCATTAACCCGGATTCTTGCCGGTTACATCGACAAAATGGATCTTGTTATAATTTCAGATTATGATAAGGGCCTTGTAACCCGTGAGCTTGTAGCCCGTATTGTTGAACTGGCAAAAAAATCAGGGGTAATGACCCTGGCAGATCCCAAGTCCATGGATTTTTCCAAATACATGGGGGTAACCGTTTTGACCCCCAATAAAAAAGAAGCTGCAATTGCCGCCGGTATACATATTCAAACGCCTGAAGAGATGGAAGAGGCTGCGGCAAAGCTCATGACCGTGGCCGGTCTTGAAAAACTTCTGATTACCTGCGGAAAGGCCGGTATGGTTCTCTATGAAACCGGAAAGCCGGTTGTGACCATTGCATCTAAAGCAAGGCAGGTCTTTGACGTGTCCGGCGCCGGAGATACGGTTATCTCTCTTTTAGGCCTGGGACTGGCATCAGGCGCCACGTTTAAAGCGGCTGCCGAGTTGGCCAATCTTGCGGCAGGTATTGTAGTGGCCAAAGTAGGTACTGCAACCGCATCAATTAATGAGCTAAAACAATGCGTTAAAATTAATGTTTGA
- the thrH gene encoding bifunctional phosphoserine phosphatase/homoserine phosphotransferase ThrH encodes MKILVADLEGVFLPEIWINVAKKTGIEELKLTTRDISDYDVLMTKRLSILDEHNLTLKDIQNVIATLDPLDGAKQMLDWIRKQTQIIILSDTFEEFAGPLMEKLGFPALLCHSLTVDATDRITGYNLRIDNQKARAVKALQGLNYHVIAFGDSYNDTGMILEADQGFFFKPPESITKDFPDIPITRSYDELKVMLSNLLAH; translated from the coding sequence ATGAAAATACTTGTTGCAGATCTGGAAGGGGTCTTTTTGCCTGAAATCTGGATCAATGTGGCGAAAAAAACCGGGATTGAGGAACTTAAACTGACCACCCGGGATATCAGTGATTATGATGTACTCATGACCAAACGCCTGTCCATACTTGATGAGCACAATCTGACGCTTAAAGATATCCAGAATGTCATTGCAACCCTTGACCCCCTTGACGGCGCAAAGCAGATGCTGGACTGGATCCGAAAACAGACCCAAATCATTATTCTGTCCGATACCTTTGAAGAGTTTGCAGGGCCGCTCATGGAAAAACTGGGTTTTCCTGCGCTCCTTTGTCATAGCTTGACTGTGGACGCAACAGACCGGATCACCGGATACAATCTAAGAATCGATAATCAGAAAGCCAGGGCAGTCAAAGCCCTCCAAGGCCTGAACTATCATGTCATTGCATTTGGCGATTCCTACAATGATACCGGAATGATTCTGGAAGCAGACCAAGGCTTTTTCTTTAAGCCCCCTGAATCCATTACCAAGGATTTTCCTGATATTCCCATTACACGCTCCTATGATGAGCTTAAGGTTATGCTTTCTAATCTTCTGGCACACTGA
- a CDS encoding homoserine dehydrogenase produces MKTIHIGIIGFGVVGAGVAKLLKEKKELLESRIGACLNLKTIADLDITTDRGVDLTGTQLITDATSVINDPDIDIIVELIGGQTVARDFILKILENKKHVVTANKALLAGFGNELVRIAGKNQVDLGFEASCGGCMPVIKSLRESLVANDIQAMCGILNGTCNYILSKMTQDGSQFEDALKKAQELGFAEAEPSLDVDGYDTAHKLAILSALAHGMEINLDDIHVEGIRNIGPDDIGFAGDFGYNIKLLAIGKKHENHVEARVHPTMIPCSNPLSHVDRSMNAIAIDADATGRTMLYGHGAGMMPTASAVLSDIVDIARNIIAGTPRRVPTLGYPEENIKKIPILPMAQLSTRYYLRFEAQDSPGVLSTISGILGENDISIKSVHQKGRNADGQVPIVMLTHLARERRVQEALAKIIQTDCVVGQPVVIRIEEDDTE; encoded by the coding sequence ATGAAAACAATTCATATCGGCATTATTGGATTTGGTGTAGTAGGAGCCGGCGTGGCCAAATTGCTCAAGGAAAAAAAAGAGCTGCTTGAATCCCGGATCGGCGCCTGTCTGAATCTTAAAACCATTGCTGACCTTGATATTACAACGGATCGGGGTGTTGATCTGACAGGTACTCAACTAATAACCGATGCCACATCAGTCATTAATGACCCTGACATTGACATCATTGTGGAGCTTATCGGCGGGCAAACCGTAGCAAGGGATTTTATTCTTAAGATTCTGGAAAACAAAAAGCATGTGGTAACTGCAAACAAGGCACTTTTGGCAGGTTTTGGTAATGAACTGGTCCGCATTGCCGGAAAGAATCAGGTTGATTTGGGGTTTGAAGCTTCCTGTGGGGGATGCATGCCTGTGATAAAAAGCCTGAGGGAATCTTTGGTCGCCAACGACATCCAGGCCATGTGTGGCATCCTCAACGGGACCTGTAATTATATCCTAAGCAAGATGACCCAGGACGGTTCCCAGTTTGAGGATGCCTTGAAAAAGGCTCAGGAGCTGGGGTTTGCCGAAGCTGAACCTTCCCTGGATGTGGATGGATATGATACGGCCCATAAACTTGCCATCTTAAGTGCCCTGGCCCATGGTATGGAAATCAACCTTGATGATATCCATGTGGAAGGCATCCGGAACATCGGTCCGGATGATATTGGGTTTGCCGGAGACTTTGGCTATAATATTAAACTGCTTGCCATCGGGAAAAAACATGAGAATCATGTTGAAGCCCGGGTACATCCGACCATGATTCCCTGTTCCAATCCTTTGTCCCATGTGGATCGATCCATGAATGCCATTGCCATTGATGCAGACGCCACAGGACGAACCATGCTTTACGGTCACGGAGCAGGCATGATGCCCACAGCCTCTGCTGTTCTTTCGGATATAGTCGATATTGCCAGAAACATCATCGCCGGCACCCCGCGCAGGGTTCCCACTTTGGGGTATCCCGAAGAAAATATTAAAAAAATACCTATACTGCCCATGGCCCAGTTATCCACCCGGTATTATCTGCGCTTTGAGGCCCAGGACTCTCCGGGAGTTCTATCCACCATTTCAGGCATTTTAGGTGAAAATGATATCAGCATCAAATCTGTCCATCAGAAAGGGCGCAACGCCGATGGTCAGGTGCCCATTGTCATGCTGACCCACCTGGCAAGGGAACGCAGAGTTCAGGAGGCCCTTGCCAAAATTATTCAAACCGACTGCGTGGTGGGACAACCCGTCGTTATCCGAATTGAAGAAGATGACACGGAGTAA
- the purM gene encoding phosphoribosylformylglycinamidine cyclo-ligase, which translates to MNDSLTYADSGVDIDKATRLVDRIKNIAKSTPRSGVMGEIGGFGGLFSLNLANISNPVLVSSTDGVGTKLKIAFHMNKHDTIGIDLVAMCVNDIIVQGAKPLFFLDYLAMGKLDNGVAEKIIEGIAQGCTQAGCALIGGETAEMPGMYQEGEYDLSGFSVGLVDNDKIIDGSYIRPGHKLIGIASSGVHSNGFSLVRKVFFDKCGYDVNTRIADLDTTLGEELLKPTIIYVSTILNLLRDLPVHGLVHITGGGIDENITRVIPKACKAIIHKEAWRIPPIFNIIQREGNVPEHDMHRTFNNGIGMVVVVPENSAQDVMDRLGAMEEKAYLIGEILERENNENQTQYV; encoded by the coding sequence ATGAATGACTCTTTGACATATGCGGATTCCGGCGTTGATATTGATAAAGCCACCCGGCTTGTAGACCGGATAAAAAATATTGCCAAATCTACTCCACGCAGCGGTGTAATGGGTGAAATTGGTGGTTTTGGGGGACTTTTTTCCTTAAACCTGGCCAATATTTCCAACCCGGTACTGGTTAGCTCCACGGACGGCGTGGGTACCAAGTTGAAAATCGCATTCCATATGAACAAACACGACACCATTGGCATAGATCTTGTGGCCATGTGCGTCAACGACATCATTGTCCAGGGCGCAAAGCCATTGTTTTTTTTGGATTATCTTGCCATGGGGAAGCTGGACAACGGTGTGGCTGAAAAAATTATTGAAGGTATTGCCCAAGGCTGCACCCAGGCCGGATGTGCGCTGATCGGCGGTGAAACTGCTGAAATGCCCGGCATGTACCAGGAAGGCGAATATGATCTGTCAGGTTTTTCCGTCGGCCTTGTTGACAATGACAAAATTATTGACGGCTCTTACATTCGCCCGGGTCACAAACTTATTGGGATAGCTTCCTCGGGTGTTCACTCCAATGGCTTTTCTCTCGTGCGCAAGGTTTTTTTTGACAAATGCGGGTATGATGTCAACACACGGATAGCGGACCTGGACACTACCCTTGGAGAAGAACTGCTCAAGCCCACTATTATATATGTATCCACCATTCTAAATCTGCTGCGCGACCTGCCTGTTCACGGCTTGGTTCATATCACAGGCGGCGGTATAGATGAAAACATCACCCGGGTCATCCCCAAGGCATGCAAGGCTATTATCCACAAAGAAGCATGGCGGATTCCACCCATATTCAACATCATCCAGCGGGAAGGCAATGTGCCGGAACATGACATGCACAGAACCTTTAACAACGGCATCGGCATGGTGGTGGTGGTCCCTGAAAATTCCGCCCAGGACGTAATGGATAGACTGGGTGCCATGGAAGAAAAAGCTTATCTTATAGGTGAAATCCTGGAAAGGGAAAACAACGAGAACCAGACTCAGTATGTCTGA
- the tsaD gene encoding tRNA (adenosine(37)-N6)-threonylcarbamoyltransferase complex transferase subunit TsaD, translating to MLILGIESSCDETAAAVVEDGVRIRSSVVASQVSTHAIYGGVVPELASRMHLEAIDPVVDQALAQAGVSLDDIDGIAATQGPGLIGALLVGFSYAKALAWARNLPLAGVNHLEAHICSLQLLENPPGFPFICLVVSGGHTNIYHVKGPGAFTLMGQTRDDAAGEAFDKVAKMMGLSYPGGPAIEALAKKGDPEKIKFPRSMLGKNNFDFSFSGLKSAVARHLHENPDMGPDINEGQPAHVAAGFQMAVIDVLSTKLIAAARDKNCVDIGIAGGVSANRTFVDILSERAERHKINVFSPPLSLCGDNAAMIATRGWEMIRDNQVCGLGDDVYSRVKFTVDEVS from the coding sequence ATGCTCATTCTCGGGATTGAATCCTCCTGCGACGAAACTGCGGCTGCAGTCGTAGAAGACGGTGTTCGCATTCGTTCTTCTGTTGTGGCCTCCCAGGTATCCACCCATGCCATATACGGCGGTGTGGTGCCTGAACTTGCATCACGAATGCACCTTGAGGCCATTGACCCCGTGGTGGACCAGGCCCTGGCACAAGCCGGTGTCAGCTTAGATGACATTGATGGCATTGCCGCTACCCAAGGCCCCGGACTGATAGGTGCACTTCTGGTGGGATTTTCCTATGCAAAGGCCCTGGCTTGGGCACGAAATCTGCCCCTGGCCGGGGTTAATCATCTTGAAGCCCATATCTGTTCTTTACAGCTTTTGGAAAATCCACCCGGCTTCCCATTCATCTGTCTTGTGGTGTCAGGTGGGCACACCAATATTTATCATGTGAAAGGACCCGGCGCATTCACCCTCATGGGCCAGACACGGGATGATGCGGCAGGCGAAGCCTTTGACAAGGTGGCCAAAATGATGGGGTTAAGCTATCCGGGTGGACCTGCTATTGAAGCCCTGGCAAAAAAAGGGGACCCTGAAAAAATCAAATTTCCCAGAAGCATGCTTGGGAAAAACAATTTTGATTTCAGTTTCAGTGGGCTTAAATCCGCAGTGGCCCGGCACCTGCATGAAAACCCTGATATGGGACCAGATATAAACGAAGGCCAGCCTGCCCATGTGGCAGCCGGATTCCAGATGGCTGTCATTGATGTACTGTCCACCAAACTGATTGCCGCAGCCAGAGATAAAAACTGTGTCGACATCGGTATTGCGGGGGGGGTCTCGGCTAACCGTACCTTTGTTGATATCCTTTCTGAAAGGGCTGAACGGCATAAAATCAACGTATTTTCACCTCCCTTGTCCCTGTGCGGAGATAATGCGGCCATGATTGCAACCAGGGGTTGGGAAATGATCCGGGACAACCAGGTATGCGGCCTTGGGGATGATGTTTATTCCCGGGTAAAATTTACGGTGGACGAAGTCAGCTAA
- the nagZ gene encoding beta-N-acetylhexosaminidase produces MTQFNFQSLPDLAGQRLMLGFDGQTLNAELKHLIKEYRTGGIILFRPNIESANQLRRLCMDARKYALDQGLPDLFIAVDQEGGQVARLRKPFTEFPGNPHMKSLEDAREFARITASELSDMGINMNMAPVMDVVPPDVDSIMKDRAFTGDANRVSQLGTTVIQGLQKGGVMAVAKHFPGIGRTVKDSHFFLPELDAELSDLKQTDLVPFEAAKKAQVSGIMLSHILYPKLDPDWQASLSKAIAYDLLRTDMGYQGLVMTDDLDMKAISHDMDTCIHRIMTAQIDMALVCHAGPNTAEARDAVMRYLEKDRELYESGQTCVKRILAAKERFLG; encoded by the coding sequence ATGACTCAATTTAATTTTCAATCACTACCGGATCTGGCCGGCCAGCGCCTGATGCTCGGATTTGACGGTCAAACCCTTAATGCTGAATTAAAACATCTGATAAAGGAATACAGAACCGGGGGGATAATCCTGTTCCGGCCCAATATTGAATCTGCAAACCAGTTACGCCGTTTGTGCATGGATGCCCGAAAATATGCCCTGGATCAAGGTTTGCCGGATCTGTTTATTGCCGTAGACCAGGAAGGCGGGCAGGTAGCAAGGCTGCGCAAGCCTTTTACTGAATTTCCCGGCAATCCCCATATGAAATCCCTTGAAGACGCCCGGGAATTTGCCCGGATCACAGCATCAGAGCTGTCTGACATGGGCATTAACATGAATATGGCCCCGGTTATGGATGTGGTCCCGCCGGATGTGGATTCCATCATGAAAGACCGGGCGTTTACAGGTGATGCAAACCGTGTGTCCCAACTGGGCACTACGGTAATCCAGGGGCTTCAAAAAGGCGGGGTCATGGCTGTGGCCAAACATTTTCCCGGTATCGGCAGAACAGTAAAGGATTCCCATTTTTTTCTGCCTGAACTGGATGCGGAACTGTCCGATTTAAAACAGACAGACCTGGTCCCTTTTGAAGCTGCAAAAAAAGCGCAGGTTTCAGGGATTATGCTGTCCCATATCTTGTACCCCAAGCTGGATCCAGACTGGCAGGCCAGCTTGTCAAAGGCTATTGCATACGATCTATTAAGAACGGATATGGGATATCAGGGCCTTGTCATGACCGACGATCTTGACATGAAGGCCATCAGTCATGATATGGATACCTGTATCCACAGAATCATGACTGCACAAATCGACATGGCGCTTGTCTGCCACGCCGGTCCCAATACTGCTGAAGCCAGGGACGCCGTGATGCGATATCTTGAAAAGGACAGGGAACTGTATGAATCAGGCCAGACCTGCGTGAAAAGGATTTTAGCGGCAAAGGAAAGGTTTCTTGGTTGA
- a CDS encoding DNA integrity scanning protein DisA nucleotide-binding domain protein yields MNQNSFKKLCIANILNGVSDGLRRYSNPSRVALLFAQGPDDPVQVFDPQNLLLGHETVLNDVFLVHKERWRQHIGKQIEDQPKGHLIPLENLDLSGLIAFAGASSEFFYQVWFTEHHPDMCSIKPTEKWLEQAATLLVHDYTSCNPPINCSDYVVKNYALQAIADYMVDERNSHLGYDTKIQIPTILNHILSISKTKEEGAWARGVLFFTDPVNIDTIDFLTMFQRNERPVISNIKHIRKLLISVERSNRKLVSDGNYVVGITLAPVPEYAIIADFKGDHGFLSMGTHKVASFCDGNFYSTTRENKLVELEELLLDSQLEIEAAGTLFSVISGLIHKAGHSHYGSTVVIDMNDEPLVLSGHVLDPPLSLLDSDNYDLAAAFMRIDGAVQITPDAKIRGFGCLLDGQSVTWENMARGARYNSALRFSATTSKVIVVVVSADRPISIIYNGIELNGTSKWKPIYQYMPEILTLEQHLQSVQI; encoded by the coding sequence ATGAATCAGAATTCTTTCAAAAAATTATGTATTGCCAATATCCTTAACGGGGTGTCTGACGGGTTGCGTCGATATTCCAACCCTAGCCGTGTTGCCCTGCTGTTTGCACAGGGACCGGATGATCCAGTTCAGGTGTTTGACCCCCAGAACCTTTTGTTAGGGCATGAAACCGTACTTAATGACGTCTTTCTTGTTCACAAAGAACGCTGGCGGCAGCATATTGGAAAGCAGATTGAAGATCAACCCAAAGGCCATCTGATCCCCCTGGAAAATCTAGATTTATCAGGACTTATTGCGTTTGCAGGTGCAAGCAGTGAATTTTTTTACCAGGTCTGGTTCACCGAGCACCATCCTGACATGTGTTCTATCAAACCAACCGAAAAATGGCTGGAACAGGCTGCTACCTTGCTTGTCCATGATTATACCTCGTGTAATCCGCCCATCAACTGTTCGGATTATGTGGTTAAAAATTATGCGCTTCAGGCCATAGCCGATTATATGGTGGATGAACGCAACAGCCACCTGGGATATGATACCAAAATTCAAATCCCAACAATTCTAAACCATATTCTTTCCATTTCAAAAACCAAGGAAGAGGGCGCCTGGGCAAGGGGCGTTCTTTTTTTTACGGATCCGGTCAATATAGACACCATTGATTTTTTGACCATGTTTCAGCGCAATGAAAGGCCGGTAATTTCAAACATTAAACATATCAGAAAACTTCTTATCAGTGTGGAGCGGTCAAATCGCAAACTGGTTTCCGACGGCAATTATGTTGTGGGCATCACATTAGCCCCTGTGCCAGAGTATGCCATCATCGCTGATTTCAAGGGAGATCACGGTTTTTTGAGTATGGGCACCCATAAGGTCGCCTCATTTTGTGACGGCAATTTTTATTCCACCACCAGGGAAAATAAGCTGGTGGAGCTGGAAGAATTGCTTTTGGATTCACAGCTTGAAATCGAAGCTGCTGGTACCTTGTTCAGTGTTATTTCCGGATTGATACACAAGGCAGGACATTCACATTACGGCAGTACCGTGGTGATTGATATGAACGATGAACCACTGGTGCTGTCCGGCCATGTGCTGGACCCCCCTTTATCTCTTCTGGATTCTGATAATTATGACCTGGCCGCGGCATTCATGCGCATTGACGGTGCAGTCCAAATAACTCCGGATGCCAAAATCCGCGGATTCGGCTGTCTTTTGGACGGGCAGTCCGTTACCTGGGAAAACATGGCCCGGGGTGCCAGATACAACTCTGCATTGAGATTTTCCGCCACAACATCAAAAGTGATTGTGGTTGTGGTTTCTGCTGACAGACCTATTTCAATTATATACAACGGTATTGAATTGAACGGCACATCAAAATGGAAACCTATTTACCAGTATATGCCGGAAATATTAACTCTTGAACAGCATTTGCAAAGTGTGCAGATATGA
- a CDS encoding TIGR04211 family SH3 domain-containing protein, translating to MMKLFPRICAVVLIIIGATAICHAQTAYVSDMLILTFRKGPGPGYPVISALKSDTPLTIIKESNGYLKVELASGEQGWVDEKYVVTDPPKSIIIDQLKKENAALEDKIRVLKEQTDQAAMEQLKKENQTLTQNIETLKSQYAALKTASANVSDTLEENKRLKTRNASLSAELAQQKGNNGFMFKTGMIKWFLAGVGVLLLGWVIGLSVSSRKGGSGSLLD from the coding sequence ATGATGAAACTATTTCCACGGATTTGTGCGGTTGTTCTAATTATTATCGGGGCCACAGCGATATGCCATGCCCAGACCGCTTATGTCTCTGATATGCTCATTCTCACATTCAGGAAGGGTCCCGGCCCCGGATACCCTGTAATATCGGCTTTAAAAAGCGATACCCCTTTAACCATAATTAAAGAAAGTAACGGTTACCTTAAGGTGGAACTCGCATCCGGGGAGCAGGGATGGGTGGATGAAAAGTATGTTGTAACAGATCCACCCAAATCAATAATCATAGACCAGTTGAAAAAAGAAAATGCCGCCCTTGAAGACAAAATCAGGGTCTTAAAGGAACAGACAGACCAGGCTGCCATGGAGCAGCTTAAAAAAGAAAACCAGACTCTGACCCAAAATATTGAAACCTTAAAATCACAATATGCCGCGCTTAAAACCGCCTCCGCCAATGTAAGCGATACATTAGAGGAAAACAAACGCCTTAAAACCCGGAACGCCTCTTTGTCCGCCGAGCTTGCCCAGCAAAAGGGAAATAACGGATTCATGTTTAAAACCGGTATGATAAAATGGTTTCTGGCCGGTGTCGGTGTGCTTCTTCTTGGCTGGGTTATTGGCCTGAGTGTATCTTCCAGGAAGGGTGGTTCCGGCTCATTGCTGGACTGA